The Melanotaenia boesemani isolate fMelBoe1 chromosome 12, fMelBoe1.pri, whole genome shotgun sequence genome contains the following window.
TTGTCAATCCTGCTGCTTCTATCAGCCATCGTGTCATCAATAAACAGATGACAGACAGATAATGGGGtgctttctttccttctctgtgCTCTTCTTTGTGATTAAGTAATTGTAAATCCACTGTGGTGGCTTACGGAGGCATAACTATGAAAACTCACAGGTCTTCCAAATCTCACCTCTCCTGGGTTTTCATTAACAATCCTGATTATGGCTGACACAGCGTGCTCCTTCTGTGCCAGGTTCAAACCAGGAGCACAGGGATCAGGAGCGTCTCCCAGGCCATCCTGACCATGGAATAGTCCTGCACTGATGCACTTCCCAAGGATAGGCTTAGAAGCACCTATAAACACTGGAATCTGATCCATGCAAAGACAAGCACACATAATGAAATATGCAAATGTACAAAAAGTTAAACATCCATTATCCTTTGTAATCTCATGACTCCTGCACTACATTCTTGATTGGTAAAATTAGCTTCTCAGCACATTACCAGCAACTATGAGAATTTTACAAGACAAATTCATCACACTTTAAAGGTCTATAAATGAGcgcataaataaaataaagtctgaGTTTTAAGATGAATATAATCCTACTATAAATACTTTGTACTcaagaaataatttaataatgtaGCAATGTCTTATGTAATCTGGTGGTTCATATCAGCATGGTTAATATTTAACTCACCTCCAGTTTATTGCAGACCTGAAGAACACGCAGTGTGTTCTTACACACATTCTCTACTATAGTGTTGCCATGCACGCAGGTGATGCCCAAGATCTTCACATTAGGGGCAGCCAGAGCCAGCATGAGGGCTTGAGCATCGTCTACACCACAGTCCACATCCACCAACAGCTTCTTACTCATCCTGGACCCTGCAGAACACAAACTTTAGTTCAATAAGAACTTGGGACTAATCTAATAAATCTGTAAACTAAGGCAACAGGAAAATTTTTGTGATATAATTTGGATAAGTTGTATGAAACTGAAGCATAATTTGCACATGATAACACCTACCAGTATTTGTGTGCGAGAAATAAAAGCTGTAGACCTTGGAGTTCACTTTGCAGACTGGAGCCAATGACTGTATGCTTGTGGAGCAGGAAACAACCTTTGAGCAGGGTAATGTACAATGAGCTACGCAAAGGAAGTTACAAAGAAGGATATGTAATCTACTCCGAGGTCCTCTACCAATGATATGAAGTGGTCATTGATAAAAATTTATGCTGAGAAAGTGTTGCAAAAATGGTTAAAGTccaagaatagaatagaattctAATTCTAATTCTAATTCTAAAATTGTCTTCAGCTCATCAGCACAAAAGGCACACAGCTTTAAAATACACTATTGCATGGGGGCaataaaaagcataaatataaatgagctaaaatatattgaaaacgcttaaaaaggtaaaaactaAAAGTGCAGCTGTTCAAAttgaggtttttgtttttatgcttttgcaCTTACAGCTTAAGTGATCATACCaaacagagagatgaaaagCTAAAACACTTGATATGTGATTCGTACACAAGTTCTAAAATCTGAGGACTGACACTGAGACATCTTAGCCCTTTGAGAAGAGTGTGAACATTTCCTTAAAAACATGTGTCTGGCTTACTGCAGATTAtcaatttctttgtttctgataCAGGGATTTCTAGCTAGACACCATGCGTCAAGGGCCATAATGAAGGGAAGATAAGCCAACTAACAGGCCAACTAAGGCCATGTCatgtacatatttaattaatttaaacttattttttatgaagAACAAATTCATTTGTAAAAAGAGGGAAGTGAATCATAGGGCAGCAAGAAACCTTTTGATAAAAATATGTGCTGTTGTCCATGTCTTATGCAATGTTCTGTTCCTTTATCATGTTATTATATGTTGTCTACATATTATGTCATTGCACTTTATTGCTCTAAGTCCATCTATCTGCCTAGGGACTGAAGATAGAAATTAGTCATTGGCTATAATCCTGCATATATACATAGGAATGTACGTTAATATGCCTGGTCcctatttttaaataacaaataacaacaataataacaataaaaaacaaaagatagtCTCTGATCTAGAGAATCAGGCTGTCATCAACATTAGAATCTtccagcattaaaataaaataaaatgaaatatgtaTGTTCATTGATTTAATAGATGCAGTAAAGATCAGCTGATAAAACCCTAGTGCAGGGTTACTCAATACCTTCAAatgagggctgcaatccagcaggttttcctgtatcctccttctccaacacacctaactcaaatgaatgagtccaggaccaaattgagtagccatGCCGTAGTGTATCCTTTAAGAAGTACAGTTTGCTTTGAGGCTGAGTTCAGCAGAGCCAGCCCAGCATCAcctgcattgttttgttttcttttggtatAGGCCTTATTACTGAGGATTTCCAGGTTCTAGGCATTCCAGTGACCAAGATGGAATAAAAACCTTGTAAAACTTCTTTTAGTTGGGGAGcacagattttaaaacaatgagCTTTGAGGCCGCCTGGGCCAGTGGTCTTCAGTCTAGAAAGGCTTTTACCAGCAGCCTTATCTGTGATCACTATTGATGATCCTACAGGgagatttcttttattttatttattttttttacaaatctcATCACAATTTAGTTTGTTATCCAGGCTATCAAATCTAAAGATAAAATGGTTCTGTTCATCATCAAAACCCAGACTGTTGctatcacttttttttattattattttttttactggttttagtGTGTTTAGGTTATCCCAAGCCTGTTTGATGTTGCCTCTAAAATATTTGCTCTCTATTTTCTCTTGTACTTAATTCTTACCTTTACTTTATTGCTTCTTAATAGTCTCTTTTTTCTTGCAATAATCAGTAAACAAtctaaacagctttttctttcttaaacatTGATACAAGATGCGTTTGATATGTACAGCTGTTGAAAGCCGATAGAAATTATAGCCTTTATTAAGAGTGGTCAAAGATCTGAATCAGAACCAGTGGGGCAGACAACTTTGACTATCTAATGGCTCTAATAGGAAAGAAGATATAGTCCTCTGAGGATAAATTCAAAGGAAAATTCATGTTAATAAAAcgtgttttctttctctttctttctttctttcttttttttttttttttttactttcaaataACTATTACTGGAGGAAATACAAAATCATTTAAGTAATTCACAAAGGAATACACCTTGAACAAAGAGGTTACTTGGTTGAGGTGGACACCTTCACGGTTCAAAGATGAAGAAATCCACCACTTATACAACATGTGGAGATGCAACAACCCCACAACCCCGTGGTTTGATAGTTTAGCTGAGACATCAAAAATGTTTGCCTCATTACAAAGGTCATACACAGAACTGATTCTATGATAATGACTGAGCCCATAACTATACAACAATAGTATCACAAATCAACAGAAAAGCTTATTGTTATATCAAATTTACTAAAACTTCCAAAAGTCCAGCTGGCCAATATCATTAATATGCAAATTTttctgaatgaaagaaaaatagggAACTATTTTGCATTTAATCAAGATTGAAGATTGAAATTCACTCATGAATTTTTGCTGAGATTATACAATCAAAGCTCCTGGTAAAATCTCAATCGCCAGCAAGCAAAACAATGTAAGAACTAGTGATATGACCCTGCCACGCACAGGCTTCGGAGTGAATGTTGGGTAATCCAGTAAAATATTTAGCAAGTATTTTGCCTGGTTTCCACAGAGCTGACTGTTCTCCCTGTATTTTTCAAGGCCTCACCCCAGCAACGAGAGCTTCCATGGCCTCGTGTGTGAAGCCTAGGGGGGGCCTTCGTGGCACCAAGTCTTTGGCTCAGGGTGTCCCCTTAACCACCAATGGAAGTTCAACCCGATCCACTCTTGCAGAAGGGAGACCTGGTTGATCCTGCCAGCTGCTATGCTTGTCTCAAAGACGGTCTGTGAACTAtgaatgcaaacacatgcaGAACTCAAACATATTTGTTGTAAAGAAAATGGTAATTTCCACAACCCAATTTCTGCATCTCATCCTGCTCTGGTGTGCTCTAAACAGCCACATCCCTTCACACCTCCCCACGTGTAATTATCTCtggtgttcatgtgtgaaaatgtctaAATTCATTTGCATACAAGTACAGtagtcacacacacagagtttatAATCCAAATTACATTTAATAGTTCAAGAATTACAGCGTCTcaatactttttctttaaatccacTACTGTATATTAAACTTTCAGACTGAGTGTAGTTCAGTCCCTTTACAGATGCTATTTCAAAGCAGCCATCATCATCTGCTTAAATTTCTCCATGTTCACCTTCTTCATGATAAAAGCCTTGTGCGTCTTCTTCAGTAAACCCACAGTGTCCACTATCATCATTCCTCTGGTGTGTGTGCCTGTCAGCTCTACACTAACAGGGTAACAGTCACTTTGTAGGATAAATGAGTCATCCACAGCAGCTGCCATGGCATAAGAGTCACAGGAAATAAAGCCCATGCCTGCAACAAACTCCTTCTGGGAGCGTTCGCTGTGGGATGCATTCATGCTGTAGCGGAAGATCCGTTCCATGAAGCGAGCTTTATCAGTGTCCTGTGCCAACCAGGAGTCACAGAAGTCCTGGGAGAAATAataacacacagagaaacagctGCATTTACTGTAGATAAATACATATCAACAAGAATGCATTTAATATTGACCTCTAAGTGTGCTaagatgtgtaaaaaaatagtTACCCAGGTTAGCATGCTGTGGCAGGTGAACTCCCAGCAGGCTAGGTATGTGGGACACACATATTCATTCAACACAATGTATGCAGCTTCTGGATCTGCAGCGAAATTGAATTCAGCACACACAGTGGTGTTTCCTCGAGCTGCATTAAAAAAGGCAGACAGCACAATTAAAACGTCTGATATACATTGGTTTATTTCTATGATTATTTCTAGGCCATTGTATCTTTTTTCTGTGGTGTAAACTGTCACATGTTCAACACTCTAAAGCCCAAACATGCAGTTTTCAATGACTCCTTACAGAAAAGCTTAAATGTTAAGTAATCGATTCATCAGCTAGTTTGACTGGTAGGTTAATGACAACAACAGTTTATGTTCAGTATATTGTATCAACCATTTAGCTTAGAGCTTTTTAACCTCATACATGTGAGATGGGAGAGTGCCTAATCTGTACAACAATGATTTAAATGGGTGATCTGATCATAAGTGGAGagcaaactgtttttttttttaattgcctaCTGCATCCTCATACGCCCCTCTACACTCGTTTTACAATTACAAATGAACCCAAAATATTGGAGGACGCCAGTATACTCAGACCTAGAGAGGACCCACAGAGGCGCAGGGAGATCCCCAACACCACACAGAAAAGCCCCAGCAGCTATAAGAACCAGGAACCATAACATCACAAATATATTATCAAATTGTCTAAAAGTACTACTAACTTAATCTTAGAGCTGTCCACTCCTGACCAGATCACCTGCTGCATATTAATGTTGGGTCGGCCCAgaaaattttctaatttctacttttaaaacaaaaagaatattCATAAATCTTTCTGGTGAAAGCATTGTTACGTAACACTTGTTTGTATAACATTTTGGTTGCGATGAAGGTCACCTCCCTGAAAACACAAGCTAACAGTGTTTAACGCACACTCAGTGTTGCCTCCCATGATGTAGAGCCCTCGGAGTTTGCTCGGCAGACATGGATCCATCCTCACAGCTAAAGCCAAGTTGGTCAGGGGTGCCGTGGCAACCAAAGACACCTGGGAAAAGAGACTTACATTCAAAACATGCAAGAACACATTCACAGAACACACAAAATGCTTCTTTATCTCTCACCTCTCCTGGGTTCTCATTAACAATTCTGACTATGGCTGACACAGCATGCTCCTTCTGGATAAGATCCAGACCAGGAGCATTGGGGTCAGGAGTGTCTCCCAGGCCGTCTAGCCCGTGGAAATGTCCAGCATCGATACTATTCCCAAGGATAGGCTTATCAACCCCCTTAAACACTGGAAcctagaaggaaaaaaaaggaattaaaaaaaagaagtgcacACGGAATGAAACAAGCAAATATGCTacactttaaattcatcctgctctTATAACGTCAATTTCCTCATCAAATTCTGTATTTGGTACAACACTAAGATTTTAACATGTCAAAGTTATGGTTGGCAACAGTGGCACATTTCTAACAGGTTAGCTTCATTTTCAGAACATCCTGTATATGTTGAAAACTGCAAATTGATTATTTAGgagttattatattttaaaaaatatgataaacccatttgttttttcctttgcaaCTGAAAGCTAATCCTCTAAGCCTCACACAACTCAAGCCTTTCTTATTACGGTAAGTGAACTAGCTGTCTAGTTTCCTCATGAAGTCACGCATTTTAGGAACAAAAACTCACTGTTGgacagttttaataaaagcagGCTGACTTGTCACATGATGCCAGTAAATTTAAGTTACTAAGTTAATTTAATGTGGTGCAAAATTGTTAGTAAAACCTTGTCAGCAgaaactttacattttagatgCTAATCTGAACTTGGAGAGGTACACATCTAACATGAGACAAATTTTCAGAATTTCAGCAAAATGCTGAAACTCTGGTTCTGGCCTTACTTTTCACATGGCTGCTGAAAGACACCGTTTGAAGGTTTGataaaacagaagttaaataaaatccagctcgTCTGGCATGCTCAAGCAACAATATTAACAAGAAACAAACACCTGAATGAATCATTCTTAGTTAAAttcttcttttaattgtttgaccATTTAATTTAGACCTGCATAAAAAGCACATTTCAAATTGGTGTGATTTAACATTCtactttgaagaaaaaaataattcactTCTATCACTGCAGGTTTACACCCACCTCAAAGCTTTTGCAGGCCTGAAGAACTCTCAATGTGTTTTTGCAGACGTTCTCCACAGTGGTATTTCCGTGCACGCAGGTGATACCCAGTACCTTCACATTGGGATCAGCCAGAGCCAACATGATGGCCTGAGCATCGTCAACACCGGTGTCTACATCCACCAGCAACTTCTTTTTCATCCTGGAACCTGCAGATCATTGACCAATAAGAGCAAAACAGTTCATCTGGTAAATgtataagttttcttttttctttaatcttgttAAGTAAACTTGCTTTCAAGAAAAGCTCCTTATCTAATTCAGAGAAGCTATACAAAACATAGAGATAATCAGAAACAATAGCAACACCTACCTGTAGCGTTGTGGGAGAAATATAAACTGCAGTCAGCTCGTCTCACAGACTGGAGCAAGTAGCCG
Protein-coding sequences here:
- the LOC121650875 gene encoding inosine-uridine preferring nucleoside hydrolase-like, which encodes MFFRRSVLSATANVFRNSVWRLPADGYLLQSVRRADCSLYFSHNATGSRMKKKLLVDVDTGVDDAQAIMLALADPNVKVLGITCVHGNTTVENVCKNTLRVLQACKSFEVPVFKGVDKPILGNSIDAGHFHGLDGLGDTPDPNAPGLDLIQKEHAVSAIVRIVNENPGEVSLVATAPLTNLALAVRMDPCLPSKLRGLYIMGGNTESRGNTTVCAEFNFAADPEAAYIVLNEYVCPTYLACWEFTCHSMLTWDFCDSWLAQDTDKARFMERIFRYSMNASHSERSQKEFVAGMGFISCDSYAMAAAVDDSFILQSDCYPVSVELTGTHTRGMMIVDTVGLLKKTHKAFIMKKVNMEKFKQMMMAALK